From one Paenibacillus sp. FSL K6-1330 genomic stretch:
- a CDS encoding sigma-70 family RNA polymerase sigma factor — protein sequence MQNLSDYELMLLIKCRQHNALSILYDRYSSLVYSFAQKAIADESAVREIVQAVFLRLWTTQSAYDPDKGRFTSWLLTITRNITIDYLRKRRRGEAEVVFFDLEKLKRFPDEVAASPEDNAIRESEKEQLLAAYRHLSEQQIQLLDHFYWQGYSLSELAAIYNQPLGTIKSRLHQTLKVLRRYLASEREE from the coding sequence ATGCAGAATCTTTCCGATTATGAACTCATGCTTCTAATAAAATGCAGGCAACACAATGCTTTATCCATCTTGTACGACCGGTATTCATCGCTCGTCTATTCCTTTGCGCAGAAAGCGATCGCGGACGAATCGGCTGTGAGGGAAATCGTGCAGGCCGTCTTCCTTCGTCTGTGGACCACCCAATCCGCTTACGATCCGGATAAAGGCCGATTTACTAGCTGGCTGTTAACCATTACGCGCAATATAACGATAGATTATCTTCGTAAGAGAAGAAGAGGTGAGGCAGAAGTCGTTTTTTTCGATTTGGAAAAGTTGAAGCGGTTTCCCGACGAAGTTGCGGCCTCACCGGAAGACAACGCGATTCGTGAATCGGAGAAGGAGCAACTCCTCGCCGCTTACCGGCATTTGTCGGAGCAGCAAATTCAACTGCTTGATCATTTTTACTGGCAGGGCTACAGCTTAAGCGAGTTGGCCGCAATCTATAACCAGCCGCTTGGAACAATCAAGAGCCGTCTACATCAAACATTGAAAGTATTGCGCAGGTATTTGGCCTCGGAAAGGGAGGAATGA
- a CDS encoding substrate-binding domain-containing protein, with translation MKKTVFLSALLLFVITAAGLSAYAEMDPKPASQATPNSSQSDHVIRVYGPGGPLGPIKEAAEHFSAETGIEVEVTAGPEGNWIGQAKQDADIIFGGSEYMLQDFIFNHPEIIDTKSRTELYPRAAGILVRKGNPKKIENLEDLTKKGVKILDVNGAGQLGLWEDLAGRKGLIEGISQNINLSVKSSAEAIERWKSDSSLDAWITYESWHYRLQDVTSLVELPEEEKLYRGTPISLTKITDQKKEAQQFIDYLRTEESHQIFQKWGWK, from the coding sequence ATGAAGAAGACCGTGTTCCTATCAGCTCTACTGCTCTTTGTCATTACGGCTGCGGGATTGTCAGCCTATGCAGAAATGGATCCTAAGCCGGCGTCCCAGGCGACACCAAATTCCAGCCAAAGTGATCATGTCATCCGGGTGTACGGACCGGGCGGACCACTTGGACCGATCAAGGAAGCTGCTGAACATTTTTCAGCTGAAACGGGAATCGAGGTAGAAGTAACAGCCGGACCAGAGGGCAATTGGATCGGCCAGGCAAAGCAAGATGCAGATATTATTTTCGGTGGCTCCGAGTATATGCTGCAGGACTTCATCTTCAACCACCCCGAAATCATTGACACTAAATCAAGAACGGAGCTTTACCCGCGTGCTGCAGGAATATTGGTGAGGAAAGGAAATCCTAAGAAGATTGAAAACCTTGAGGATTTAACGAAAAAGGGAGTGAAAATACTCGATGTGAATGGGGCTGGCCAGCTTGGCCTGTGGGAAGACCTGGCAGGCAGAAAAGGGCTGATCGAAGGCATTTCCCAAAATATTAACCTTTCTGTAAAGTCGAGTGCCGAAGCCATTGAACGATGGAAATCGGATTCCAGCCTGGACGCCTGGATTACCTATGAATCGTGGCATTACCGGCTCCAGGATGTGACCAGCCTGGTCGAACTACCCGAAGAAGAAAAGCTCTATCGTGGAACGCCGATCTCCCTGACGAAAATCACCGATCAGAAAAAAGAAGCACAGCAATTTATTGATTATTTAAGAACGGAAGAATCTCATCAAATCTTTCAAAAATGGGGCTGGAAGTAA